Part of the Candidatus Deferrimicrobiaceae bacterium genome is shown below.
GACTACCCGAACCAGATCAACAACTCCCTGGTCTTCCCGGGGATCTTCCGCGGGGCGCTCGACTCGCGTGCCTCCTGCATCAACGAGGAGATGAAGCTGGCGGCCGCGCACGCCATCGCCTCCTGCGTGGGGAAAGATGAGCTCTCCGAAGACTACATCATACCGTCGATGTTCAACCGGAAGGTCGCGCTGGCCGTCGCGCACGAGGTTTCGCGGGCGGCGCATCGCACCAAGGTCGCCCGCCGGGTCTCCCGGGCGTACTCGGAAATCCACCTCGCGTAGCGGAGGCGGGATGGTCAACCCTCTGATATTCCGGGAATACGACATCCGGGGAAGGGTGGGGGAGGACCTGACCCCCGAGACGGTGGTCTCCATCGGGAAGGGGTTCGGCACCTACGCCGCCCGGGAGGGAGGGAAGTCCCTCATGGTGGGTCGGGACTGCCGGCTCTCTTCCCCCTCCTTCCGGGACGCCCTGGTCGAGGGGATCCTGTCCGCGGGCATGAACGTCGTGGACGTGGGGATCTGTCCCACCCCCCTCCTGTACTTTTCCATCCTGCGGTTCGGAGCCGACGGGGGGGTGATGGTCACGGGGAGCCACAACCCCCCCGAGTTCAACGGATTCAAACTATGCGTGGGCCCGGTGACCCTCTACGGCGACAAGATCCGGGAGATCCGGCGGATCATCGAGAGGAGAGACTTCGTCTCGGGGAAGGGAAAGGAAAGCCGCCGGAACGTGGTGCCGGACTACCGGGAGTACGTGGTCTCGAACATCTCCATCCCGCGCAGGCTGAAGGTGGTGGTGGATGCGGGAAACGGGACGGCGGGCCCGGTGGCGCCCCCTCTTTTCCGCGAGCTGGGAGTGGACGTGGTGGAGCTTTTCTGCGAGATGGACGGGAGGTTCCCCAACCATTTTCCCGACCCGACCGTTCCGGAGAACCTTGCGTCCCTGATCCGCGTGGTTCGGGAAACCCGCGCGGACGTGGGGGTCGCCTACGACGGAGACGCGGACCGGATCGGCGCAGTGGACGACAGGGGGGAAGTCCTGTTCGGGGATTCCCTGCTGACCCTGTTCGCGCGGGAGATCCTGCGGAGAAAGCCGGGCGCGACCATCATCTCGGAGGTGAAGGCATCGCAGAACCTGTACGATGACATCGTCCGGCACGGCGGCAAGCCCGTGATGTGGAAGGCAGGGCACTCCCTCATCAAGAAAAAAATGCGGGAGGAGTCGGCGGAAGTGGCCGGCGAGATGAGCGGCCACATCTTCTTCGCGGACCGGTACCTCGGGTTCGATGATGCGATCTACGCCTCGGCGAGGCTCTTCGAGATCATCGCGGGTTCCGATCGTCCGCTGAGCGAAATGCTCTCCGACCTCCCGCCCGTCGTGTCGACCCCCGAGATCCGGGTGGAGTGCCCCGACGAGATCAAGTTCCGGGTTGCGGAGAGGGTGGCGGAGATCGTCCGGCCGCAGGCCCGGGAGGTGATCGGCCTGGACGGCGTGAGAGCGGTTTTCGACGGGGGGTGGGGTCTCGTTCGTGCGTCGAACACCCAACCCGTGCTCGTCCTGCGGTTCGAGGGAAAGGACCGGGAGACGGTGGAGCGGATCCGCGCCGTGATGGAGAAGGCCGTGGAAACGGCCAGGGCCGGAATCCCGTGACGGTTTTCAAGGCGATTCTTCTGGGAATCCTTCAGGGGGCCACGGAGTTCCTGCCGGTGAGCAGCTCGGGGCACCTGTTGCTCGCGCAGAAGATTCTCGGGATCACGGAACGCGAACTGGCGTTCGACATCCTTCTCCACCTGAGCACGCTGCTTGCCGTTCTCCTCTTCCTGAGGCGGGAAATCTCCGACATCCTCGGATCCTTATTCCGGCGGTATCCGGAACTCCGGCTGGACGCGTGGGGGCGTCGGGACCTGTTGTTGCTGATCGTGTCGAGCGTACCGACCGCCGTCATCGGGTACTCCTTCCACGACGCGGTCGAGACGGGAGTCACCTTCCGGGGGGTGGGGGTCCGCTATCTGATCCTCACGACCTTCCTTCTGGTGAGCAACCTCCGGTTCCGGCACAAGGTGGACCCCGACCGGATCAATCTCTGGGAGGCGCTGGCCATCGGGATCATGCAGGGGGCCGCCGTATTTCCGGGTCTGTCACGCTCCGGGTCGACGATATCGCTTGCGCTGGTGCTGGGAATCGGGGCGTCCCGCAGCGCGAAATATTCCTTCTTCATCTCCCTGCCGGCTATTTTCGGCGCCGCGACTCTCCATCTCTACCGGGGGGTGTCGGAACTTCCCCCCGTGCTTCCCTGTGTCCTGGGGTTCCTCTTTGCGTTTGTCGTGGGGTACATCGCGCTGCTGTTCGTCGAACGCCTCGTCCTCCGGGGGAGGTTTCTCTGGTTTGCGCCCTACACGTTCCTGCTCGCGTTGCTCTCCTTCGTCCTGTACGCGCAGGGGTAGCGTTCGCCCGGTCCGCCCCAGTGCAC
Proteins encoded:
- a CDS encoding undecaprenyl-diphosphate phosphatase, producing the protein MTVFKAILLGILQGATEFLPVSSSGHLLLAQKILGITERELAFDILLHLSTLLAVLLFLRREISDILGSLFRRYPELRLDAWGRRDLLLLIVSSVPTAVIGYSFHDAVETGVTFRGVGVRYLILTTFLLVSNLRFRHKVDPDRINLWEALAIGIMQGAAVFPGLSRSGSTISLALVLGIGASRSAKYSFFISLPAIFGAATLHLYRGVSELPPVLPCVLGFLFAFVVGYIALLFVERLVLRGRFLWFAPYTFLLALLSFVLYAQG
- a CDS encoding malic enzyme-like NAD(P)-binding protein; this encodes DYPNQINNSLVFPGIFRGALDSRASCINEEMKLAAAHAIASCVGKDELSEDYIIPSMFNRKVALAVAHEVSRAAHRTKVARRVSRAYSEIHLA
- a CDS encoding phosphomannomutase/phosphoglucomutase, encoding MVNPLIFREYDIRGRVGEDLTPETVVSIGKGFGTYAAREGGKSLMVGRDCRLSSPSFRDALVEGILSAGMNVVDVGICPTPLLYFSILRFGADGGVMVTGSHNPPEFNGFKLCVGPVTLYGDKIREIRRIIERRDFVSGKGKESRRNVVPDYREYVVSNISIPRRLKVVVDAGNGTAGPVAPPLFRELGVDVVELFCEMDGRFPNHFPDPTVPENLASLIRVVRETRADVGVAYDGDADRIGAVDDRGEVLFGDSLLTLFAREILRRKPGATIISEVKASQNLYDDIVRHGGKPVMWKAGHSLIKKKMREESAEVAGEMSGHIFFADRYLGFDDAIYASARLFEIIAGSDRPLSEMLSDLPPVVSTPEIRVECPDEIKFRVAERVAEIVRPQAREVIGLDGVRAVFDGGWGLVRASNTQPVLVLRFEGKDRETVERIRAVMEKAVETARAGIP